In the Deltaproteobacteria bacterium genome, one interval contains:
- a CDS encoding cyclic beta 1-2 glucan synthetase yields the protein MEQHGKALASSHTLSPGYTPDRLLTRLAENESILIGVQNLLTEAVKANRRITPAGEWLLDNFYLIEEQIRTARRHLPMGYSRELPRLLNGPSAALPRVYDLALEMISHGDGRVDPEILGRFAAAYLTVTALKLGELWAIPIMLRLALIENLRRIAARIAADRIDRSLADYWADQMTESAAKDPKSLILLIADMARSNPPLVSPFIAEMARRLQGKGPALSLPLTWLEQRLSESGQTFQQLVQEENQQQAADQVSMSNSIGSLRCLGAMDWQEFVETMSVVEQTLRKDPGNVYSRMDFSTRDRYRHVVEKIAKHSRFSESEVAHKTIGLAQAEADEKGNDDRTAHVGFYLIDKGLPKLEAALAVRFSPLEHLRRWSRRCPSLVYLGTITLLTAIFVEVGMATSRVGALPGWLIVLIGFLSVLSASQLAVALVNWLVTLLAIPHLLPRLDFSKGIPPEFRTLTVVPTMLRSAQSIAELMEALEVRFLANRDVNMHFGLLTDFQDAKEEALPEDEPLLQLARQGIEELNYKYGHSRGDTFFLFHRPRRWNPREQIWMGYERKRGKLADLNALLSGGKDAIDRFSLIIGDTTALSDVKYVITLDTDTQLPRNAAWQFVGAMAHPLNRARYSEDMQRVCEGYAILQPRVAASLPGMNRSRYATMCGSEPGIDPYTHVVSDVYQDMFGEGSFIGKGIYEVDAFERTLKGRFPENRILSHDLLEGCYARAGLLSDVMLYEEYPSRYNADVSRRHRWIRGDWQLLHWLFSGVPGFDLHLQKNPLSWLSQWKIFDNLRRSLVPAALTLLLLLGWTVLPAACFWTLAVLGVILIPSVIVSFVEVLQKPDDVLISQHIAANLHSVGRHIAQAAFTLICLPYEAFFSLDAIVRTGWRMLVTRKRLLEWNTSNERYGNDHADIGSCCRSMWIGPFLAGITVIYLAFARPLSSASLAVAGPILGLWFVSPVVAWWISLPLARREAKLTADQVTFLRKVARRTWAFFETFVGPEDHWLPPDNYQEQPAAVIAHRTSPTNMGLALLANLSAYDFGYIPAGQLIERTAHTLATMAALERYRGHFYNWYDTQSLQTLQPAYISTVDSGNLAGHLLTLRQGLLALPDDPILGTRILEGISDTVRILEDVGGNTATNQLAELQILLKSAIASPPSTLAAARLCLEQLATAAAAVETRCRAPLPDDPDTAPKSQSQWWAQALASQCRIVFEELMFLAPWLSLPESPPKRFGALPDSDDIPTLHQLANLGGGTQVVRLGRDALTEAGRLARGRITAIEKLARQITELAQMEYGFLYDEVRHLLAIGYNVGERRRDESYYDLLASEARFCTFIAIAQGQLPQESWFALGRLLTAAGGEQVLLSWSGSMFEYLMPLLLMPTYEHTLLDQTCKGIVARQIEYGKKRKVPWGSSESGYNAIDVHLNYQYRAFGVPGLGLKRGLAEDLVIAPYASALALMVAPEEACLNLERLAAEGLAGPYGFYEAIDYTPSRLPRGQSSAVVRSFMAHHQGMSFLSLAYVLLDCPMQKRFEAEPMFQATMLLLQERIPKATAFTAHTAELTERHAEFLDAPPPIRVYGSPHTPKPEVHLLSNGRYHVMITNAGGGYSRWKDIAVTRWHEDSTCDNWGSFCYLRDVASGEFWSTSYQPSLKQADTYEAIFSEDKAEFRCVNHALDTHTEIAVSPEDDIELRRITIFNRSGKRRFIDVTSYAEIVLAPPAADALHPAFSNLFVQTEVLRRQQAILCTRRPRSQGEHAPWMFHLMAVHGGDIGEISYETDRLRFIGRGHTVADPQAMGNRSALSGSEGSVLDPIVSIRYRITLAADETATVNIVSGMGETREAALNLVEKYQDRRLADRVFDLAWTHSDIFLRQINATEADAQLYGSLAGSLIYANYSLRADASVIMKNRRGQSGLWGYAISGDLPILLLRIEDPANITLVRQLIQAHTYWRLKGLAVDLVIWNEDHAGYRQQLQDEIMGLVAAGVSALVTDQPGGIFVRPADQISNEERILLQTVARVIISDRWGILTDQMNRRKIGIITVPQLTPTRTDGVVPTAVAALPRHDLLFFNGLGGFTPDGREYIITTTPDQVTPAPWVNVLANPNFGTVISESGSAYTWAENAHEFRLTPWYNDSVSDTSGEVFYIRDEECGHFWSPMPLPSRGTMPYVTRHGFGYSVFEHTEEGIFSETWVYVAMDASVKFTVVKVKNMSGRSRRLSVTGYAEWVLGDLRPKTVMQVITEIDPVSGALFARNPYNTEFPDRTAFFSVDEPTRTVSGDRTEFLGRNGTLRSPAAMTRLRLSGRVGAALDPCAAIQIPFDLADGQEREIIFKLGVGRDVKDAGNLVRRCRGSVAARQVLEAVWQYWQHTLGEVNVETPDQSLNVLTNGWLVYQTLACRLWARSGFYQSGGAFGFRDQLQDVMALIHTKPRLVREHLLLAAGRQFPEGDVQHWWHPPSGRGVRTQCSDDYLWLPFAMCRYVGSTGDYGVLDETIHFLKGRPISEKEDSYYDMPGQSQEAASFYDHCVRAILKGLKYGVHGLPLMGSGDWNDGMNMVGVEGEGESVWLGFFLYAVLRQFTEVARRRSDLPVADRCDAEADHLRRNIEQHGWDGAWYRRAYFDDGAPLGSLSNPECRIDSIAQSWSVLSGAGDDARALMAMEAADQYLINRDQNLIQLLAPPFDKSDLNPGYIKGYVPGVRENGGQYTHAAIWMAMAFSKLGDSRRAWELMAMINPVNHANSPEAMATYKVEPYVVAADVYALPPHTGRGGWTWYTGAAGWMYRLIVESLLGLRMEADRLSFVPLLPADWEGFKMHYRYRETVYHIAVMRTQAGDGATSVTVDGAPQQGATITLVDDHQEHSVDVRIGLHQGSS from the coding sequence ATGGAGCAGCATGGCAAGGCCCTCGCGAGCTCACATACGTTAAGTCCCGGGTACACTCCGGATCGTCTTCTGACACGGCTGGCGGAGAATGAAAGCATCCTGATCGGCGTCCAAAATTTGCTGACGGAGGCGGTTAAGGCAAACCGTCGGATTACGCCTGCTGGGGAATGGCTGCTTGACAATTTCTACCTGATTGAAGAGCAGATTCGCACCGCCAGAAGGCACTTGCCAATGGGATACAGCCGGGAACTCCCGCGCCTCCTGAATGGCCCGTCGGCTGCTCTGCCACGCGTATATGACCTTGCGCTGGAAATGATCTCCCATGGCGACGGGCGGGTAGATCCGGAGATCCTTGGCAGATTTGCCGCCGCCTACTTGACGGTCACCGCACTAAAATTAGGTGAGTTGTGGGCCATTCCCATTATGCTCCGTCTGGCGCTCATCGAGAATCTCCGGCGCATTGCCGCCCGCATTGCCGCCGATAGGATTGACCGCAGTCTGGCTGACTATTGGGCAGACCAGATGACGGAGAGCGCCGCAAAGGACCCGAAAAGTCTCATCCTGTTGATCGCCGACATGGCGCGATCGAACCCGCCGCTGGTGAGCCCGTTTATCGCAGAAATGGCTCGCCGCCTGCAGGGGAAGGGTCCTGCATTGTCATTGCCACTCACCTGGCTTGAGCAGCGGCTTTCCGAGAGCGGCCAGACGTTCCAGCAACTGGTTCAGGAGGAAAACCAACAGCAGGCCGCCGATCAGGTATCCATGAGCAACAGCATCGGCAGTCTTCGCTGCCTGGGTGCGATGGACTGGCAAGAGTTCGTCGAGACGATGAGCGTTGTTGAACAGACTCTACGAAAGGATCCCGGCAATGTTTACAGCAGAATGGATTTTTCTACCCGTGACCGGTATCGCCATGTCGTGGAAAAAATAGCGAAACACAGCCGCTTTTCCGAGAGCGAAGTGGCGCACAAAACGATCGGATTGGCGCAGGCGGAGGCCGATGAGAAAGGCAATGATGATCGTACTGCCCATGTCGGCTTCTACCTGATAGACAAGGGATTGCCAAAGCTCGAAGCGGCGCTGGCAGTACGCTTTTCCCCGCTTGAACATCTGCGGCGATGGAGCCGCCGGTGTCCTTCCCTCGTCTATCTGGGTACAATCACGCTGCTGACGGCAATCTTTGTCGAGGTAGGGATGGCAACATCGCGAGTCGGTGCTTTGCCGGGATGGTTAATTGTTCTGATCGGATTCCTCTCAGTGCTAAGCGCAAGTCAGCTTGCCGTTGCCCTGGTGAATTGGCTGGTGACGCTGCTGGCGATACCCCATTTGCTGCCGCGACTGGATTTCTCCAAAGGCATACCACCGGAATTCCGCACGCTGACGGTGGTTCCGACGATGCTGAGAAGCGCACAAAGTATCGCCGAACTGATGGAGGCGCTGGAAGTAAGGTTCCTGGCGAATCGGGACGTGAACATGCACTTTGGCCTGCTGACCGATTTTCAAGACGCCAAGGAGGAAGCGCTCCCTGAGGACGAACCGCTGTTGCAGTTGGCTCGGCAGGGGATCGAAGAACTGAATTACAAGTACGGCCATTCCCGAGGCGATACCTTCTTCCTGTTCCATCGCCCCCGTCGCTGGAATCCCCGGGAGCAAATCTGGATGGGTTATGAGCGTAAACGGGGCAAACTGGCGGATTTGAATGCCCTCCTGTCCGGTGGGAAGGACGCAATTGATCGTTTTTCTCTCATCATCGGTGACACGACTGCCTTATCGGACGTGAAGTATGTGATCACCTTAGACACGGATACGCAGTTGCCGCGCAATGCAGCCTGGCAATTTGTAGGCGCCATGGCGCACCCGCTGAATCGGGCGCGATACAGCGAAGATATGCAGCGAGTCTGTGAGGGGTACGCTATCCTTCAGCCGCGGGTCGCCGCAAGTCTGCCCGGCATGAACCGTTCGCGGTACGCGACCATGTGCGGCAGCGAACCCGGCATTGATCCCTATACCCACGTAGTTTCAGATGTATACCAGGACATGTTTGGCGAAGGCTCGTTCATCGGCAAGGGCATTTACGAGGTTGACGCCTTTGAGCGGACACTCAAAGGACGTTTTCCCGAGAACCGGATTCTTAGCCACGATCTGCTGGAAGGGTGTTACGCGCGGGCGGGGCTGTTGAGCGATGTGATGCTCTATGAAGAATATCCGTCTCGCTACAATGCCGATGTGAGCCGCCGGCATCGCTGGATCCGCGGCGATTGGCAGCTTCTGCACTGGTTGTTCTCGGGGGTTCCCGGCTTTGATCTGCACCTGCAAAAAAACCCGCTCTCCTGGTTGTCTCAATGGAAGATATTTGACAACCTGAGGCGCAGTCTCGTACCGGCGGCTTTGACACTCCTTTTGCTGCTGGGCTGGACGGTCTTGCCGGCGGCCTGCTTCTGGACGCTGGCGGTGCTGGGCGTAATCCTGATCCCCTCGGTCATTGTGTCGTTCGTAGAAGTGCTTCAGAAACCGGACGATGTACTGATAAGTCAGCACATCGCTGCCAATCTGCACTCCGTCGGGCGGCACATTGCCCAGGCGGCATTTACGCTCATCTGTCTTCCCTATGAGGCGTTTTTCAGTCTCGATGCCATTGTGCGCACGGGCTGGCGGATGCTGGTCACCCGCAAACGGCTCCTCGAATGGAATACGTCGAACGAGCGATATGGCAACGACCATGCGGACATTGGCTCCTGTTGCCGCTCCATGTGGATCGGTCCGTTTCTTGCCGGTATCACGGTTATTTATCTGGCTTTTGCGAGGCCCCTGTCATCAGCATCATTAGCGGTGGCCGGGCCCATACTGGGACTCTGGTTTGTTTCCCCGGTTGTCGCCTGGTGGATCAGTCTGCCGCTGGCTCGTCGCGAAGCAAAGCTGACGGCTGACCAGGTTACTTTTCTCCGGAAGGTTGCCCGCAGGACCTGGGCATTCTTTGAAACCTTCGTCGGCCCGGAAGATCATTGGCTCCCTCCTGACAATTATCAGGAACAGCCCGCTGCCGTAATCGCGCATCGCACGTCGCCGACCAATATGGGCCTGGCCCTGCTCGCAAATTTGTCTGCCTATGACTTCGGCTATATCCCGGCGGGACAACTCATCGAACGTACGGCACACACACTCGCTACGATGGCAGCATTGGAACGATACCGAGGCCACTTTTACAACTGGTACGATACGCAATCCCTGCAGACGCTGCAACCTGCTTACATTTCGACCGTGGACAGCGGTAACCTGGCCGGTCATTTGCTGACACTGCGGCAGGGACTGCTCGCACTTCCCGATGATCCGATCCTGGGAACGCGCATATTGGAGGGGATCAGCGACACAGTCCGTATCCTCGAGGACGTGGGTGGCAATACTGCTACCAACCAACTTGCTGAACTGCAAATACTGCTGAAGTCCGCCATCGCTTCCCCACCCTCCACGCTGGCGGCGGCGCGGTTGTGCCTTGAGCAGCTGGCAACGGCTGCCGCGGCAGTGGAGACGCGATGCCGTGCGCCTCTACCTGATGATCCCGACACCGCCCCCAAAAGCCAGAGTCAATGGTGGGCGCAGGCCCTGGCCAGTCAATGTCGGATTGTCTTTGAAGAATTGATGTTTCTTGCGCCTTGGCTATCATTGCCGGAATCGCCGCCTAAGAGGTTCGGCGCACTGCCGGACAGCGACGATATCCCCACGCTGCACCAATTGGCCAATCTTGGTGGAGGAACGCAGGTTGTGCGCCTTGGGAGGGACGCGTTGACGGAGGCAGGCCGACTTGCCCGCGGAAGGATTACTGCTATCGAAAAACTGGCACGGCAAATCACCGAACTTGCCCAGATGGAATACGGCTTTTTGTACGATGAGGTACGCCATCTCCTGGCCATCGGGTACAACGTTGGTGAACGTCGTCGTGATGAAAGTTACTACGATCTTTTAGCTTCAGAAGCAAGGTTCTGCACCTTCATAGCGATTGCCCAGGGACAGTTGCCGCAGGAGAGCTGGTTTGCCCTGGGACGCCTGCTTACCGCTGCTGGTGGAGAGCAGGTCCTCCTTTCCTGGAGCGGTTCGATGTTCGAATACCTGATGCCGCTCTTGCTGATGCCGACGTATGAACATACCCTGCTCGACCAAACATGCAAAGGGATAGTGGCCCGGCAGATCGAGTACGGGAAGAAACGCAAAGTGCCCTGGGGCAGTTCGGAATCGGGCTACAACGCAATTGACGTTCATCTCAATTACCAGTACCGCGCTTTTGGCGTACCCGGTCTGGGACTCAAACGCGGACTCGCCGAAGATCTGGTCATCGCTCCCTATGCCTCGGCGCTGGCGCTGATGGTGGCGCCAGAAGAGGCCTGTCTGAATCTCGAACGACTCGCTGCGGAGGGCTTGGCCGGACCATACGGATTCTATGAAGCCATTGACTACACGCCTTCCCGGCTGCCGCGCGGACAGTCAAGCGCCGTGGTTCGTTCCTTCATGGCTCATCATCAAGGCATGAGCTTCCTTTCTCTGGCCTATGTACTCCTGGACTGTCCGATGCAGAAGCGATTTGAGGCGGAACCGATGTTTCAGGCGACCATGCTGTTGCTCCAGGAGCGCATCCCCAAAGCGACGGCGTTCACGGCGCACACCGCCGAGCTTACGGAACGCCATGCTGAATTCCTGGACGCGCCGCCGCCGATACGCGTGTACGGCAGTCCGCACACGCCAAAACCGGAAGTGCATCTGTTGTCAAATGGCAGATACCATGTGATGATCACGAACGCGGGCGGCGGGTACAGCCGCTGGAAAGATATTGCCGTCACCCGCTGGCACGAAGACAGCACCTGTGATAATTGGGGCTCCTTCTGTTACCTCCGTGATGTGGCGAGCGGCGAATTCTGGTCAACGTCCTATCAGCCGTCGCTCAAACAAGCGGATACCTATGAAGCGATCTTTTCGGAGGACAAAGCGGAATTCCGTTGCGTCAACCACGCTTTGGACACGCACACGGAAATTGCCGTTTCGCCGGAAGATGACATTGAATTGCGGCGCATTACCATCTTCAACCGTTCCGGAAAACGCCGCTTCATTGATGTGACAAGTTATGCGGAGATCGTTCTTGCCCCGCCGGCCGCCGATGCGCTGCATCCGGCGTTCAGTAATCTCTTTGTGCAGACCGAGGTTCTGCGGCGGCAACAAGCTATTCTCTGCACCCGCCGACCCCGTTCCCAAGGAGAGCACGCGCCCTGGATGTTTCATCTGATGGCTGTGCATGGCGGCGATATCGGAGAAATCTCTTATGAGACCGACCGTCTGCGGTTCATCGGCCGCGGCCATACGGTTGCCGACCCGCAAGCGATGGGTAATCGGTCTGCTCTCTCCGGCAGTGAGGGGTCCGTGCTGGATCCGATCGTTTCCATCCGTTATCGCATCACACTCGCTGCCGATGAAACGGCTACGGTCAATATTGTTTCCGGCATGGGGGAAACACGCGAGGCAGCCTTAAACCTGGTCGAGAAATACCAGGATCGGCGTCTTGCAGACCGGGTCTTCGATCTGGCATGGACACACAGCGATATTTTTTTACGGCAGATCAATGCCACGGAGGCCGACGCGCAGCTTTACGGAAGCCTCGCCGGCTCGTTAATTTACGCCAATTATTCGCTCCGTGCCGATGCCAGCGTCATCATGAAGAATCGCCGCGGGCAATCCGGCCTCTGGGGCTACGCCATTTCCGGCGATTTACCCATTCTCCTCCTGCGTATTGAAGATCCGGCCAATATTACTTTGGTGCGTCAACTTATTCAGGCCCACACCTACTGGCGCTTAAAAGGGCTTGCGGTGGACCTGGTGATCTGGAACGAGGATCACGCCGGTTACCGGCAACAGCTTCAGGATGAAATTATGGGGCTCGTTGCCGCAGGCGTCAGCGCTCTCGTTACGGATCAACCGGGAGGGATTTTCGTAAGGCCAGCTGACCAAATATCCAATGAGGAGCGCATTCTGCTCCAAACAGTCGCTCGTGTCATCATCTCCGACCGCTGGGGGATTCTGACAGACCAGATGAATCGCAGGAAGATTGGGATAATTACCGTACCGCAGCTTACACCGACCCGGACAGACGGTGTTGTCCCCACGGCAGTTGCCGCCCTGCCTCGCCATGATCTGCTGTTTTTCAATGGACTGGGCGGATTCACCCCTGATGGACGCGAGTATATCATCACCACCACACCTGATCAGGTAACGCCGGCGCCCTGGGTGAATGTGCTGGCAAATCCGAATTTCGGGACCGTCATCTCGGAAAGCGGCTCCGCGTATACCTGGGCGGAGAATGCGCACGAATTCCGCCTTACTCCCTGGTATAATGATTCCGTAAGTGATACGAGCGGGGAAGTTTTCTACATCCGCGATGAAGAGTGTGGCCACTTCTGGTCTCCCATGCCGCTTCCCAGTCGGGGGACGATGCCATATGTTACCCGGCACGGATTTGGCTATAGCGTCTTCGAACATACTGAGGAGGGCATTTTTTCCGAGACCTGGGTCTATGTGGCTATGGACGCATCAGTCAAGTTTACGGTGGTAAAGGTAAAAAATATGTCCGGCCGATCACGCCGACTCTCTGTGACGGGATATGCGGAATGGGTTCTGGGAGATCTGCGACCTAAGACAGTCATGCAGGTGATCACGGAAATTGACCCCGTGAGCGGAGCGCTTTTCGCGCGGAACCCTTACAATACGGAGTTTCCTGACCGGACTGCCTTTTTCAGCGTTGACGAACCAACCCGAACGGTAAGCGGCGACCGGACGGAATTTCTGGGGAGAAACGGCACGCTTCGGAGTCCGGCCGCGATGACCCGGCTGCGGCTCTCCGGCCGAGTGGGGGCTGCCCTGGACCCTTGCGCTGCGATCCAGATTCCCTTCGATCTGGCCGATGGGCAAGAGCGCGAAATCATCTTCAAACTTGGCGTTGGGCGGGATGTCAAGGATGCCGGCAACCTGGTACGTCGTTGCCGCGGATCTGTGGCTGCACGCCAGGTGCTCGAAGCGGTCTGGCAATACTGGCAACACACGCTCGGTGAAGTGAACGTCGAAACGCCCGACCAGTCCCTCAACGTTCTGACCAACGGCTGGCTCGTGTACCAGACGCTGGCCTGCCGCCTGTGGGCGCGCAGCGGCTTCTACCAGTCCGGGGGCGCCTTTGGTTTTCGTGATCAATTGCAGGACGTAATGGCGCTCATCCATACTAAGCCGCGTCTTGTACGTGAGCACCTTCTTCTGGCCGCCGGTCGTCAGTTCCCTGAGGGAGATGTACAGCACTGGTGGCATCCTCCTTCTGGCCGCGGTGTGCGCACTCAATGTTCCGACGATTATCTCTGGCTGCCGTTCGCGATGTGCCGCTACGTCGGGAGCACAGGTGATTATGGCGTCTTGGATGAGACAATCCATTTCCTTAAGGGGCGCCCGATAAGCGAAAAAGAGGATTCCTATTACGATATGCCCGGCCAATCTCAGGAAGCGGCCAGTTTTTACGACCACTGCGTGAGAGCCATCCTGAAAGGTCTCAAGTATGGCGTACACGGACTACCGCTCATGGGCTCCGGCGACTGGAATGACGGCATGAACATGGTGGGGGTTGAGGGGGAAGGCGAAAGCGTCTGGCTGGGTTTTTTCCTGTATGCGGTACTCAGGCAATTCACTGAGGTTGCCCGCCGTCGCAGCGATCTGCCCGTTGCCGATCGCTGCGACGCAGAGGCGGATCACCTGCGCCGGAACATCGAGCAGCATGGCTGGGACGGGGCTTGGTACCGCCGCGCTTACTTCGACGATGGCGCGCCGCTGGGATCGCTGAGTAACCCAGAATGCCGAATTGATTCTATTGCCCAAAGCTGGTCTGTTCTCTCCGGCGCTGGCGACGACGCGCGCGCTCTCATGGCCATGGAGGCTGCGGATCAGTATCTTATCAACAGAGATCAGAATCTCATCCAGCTCCTGGCCCCACCCTTCGACAAGTCTGATTTGAATCCCGGCTATATCAAAGGATACGTCCCCGGTGTACGGGAGAATGGCGGGCAATACACCCATGCGGCGATTTGGATGGCGATGGCCTTTTCGAAATTGGGCGACAGTCGGCGCGCCTGGGAACTGATGGCCATGATCAATCCGGTGAATCACGCAAATTCTCCTGAGGCAATGGCGACTTATAAAGTCGAACCCTATGTCGTTGCGGCTGACGTCT